A stretch of the Arthrobacter stackebrandtii genome encodes the following:
- the rlmN gene encoding 23S rRNA (adenine(2503)-C(2))-methyltransferase RlmN, giving the protein MTSPKNAPSPAVDAPASIASKTRPVRRAAQVMPATEGWKQAKDPGGRPLLQFKSPRVSQPPAHLADMTLPEREAKFKEMGLPAFRAKQLSVHYFQHYTTDPEQMSDLPKDRRAEIVETMFPKLLTEVKRLTTDNGDTIKFLWRLFDGSLVESVLMRYPGRVTLCVSSQCGCGMNCPFCATGQAGLTRNMSTAEILDQIVQANRVIAEGGLGNLRRDGGHDAERVTNIVFMGMGEPLANYKRVMNAVHRMVAEAPEGLGMSARGITVSTVGLAPAINKLAQEGLGITFALSLHAPDDELRDELIPVNDKWKVDEVLDAAYNYYKVTGRRVSIEYALIKDMNDHPWRAELLAKKLNQRGRGWVHVNPIPLNPTPGSIWTSSEPHVMQEFIDTLIEHGVPTTLRDTRGKEIDGACGQLAATE; this is encoded by the coding sequence ATGACTTCCCCCAAAAACGCCCCCAGCCCTGCCGTCGACGCACCCGCCTCGATCGCTTCGAAGACGCGCCCGGTCCGCCGTGCGGCGCAGGTCATGCCTGCCACGGAGGGCTGGAAGCAGGCCAAGGACCCGGGCGGACGGCCGCTGCTGCAGTTCAAGTCCCCGCGCGTGTCGCAGCCGCCGGCGCACCTGGCTGACATGACACTGCCCGAGCGCGAGGCGAAGTTCAAGGAGATGGGCCTGCCGGCGTTCCGCGCGAAGCAGCTCTCCGTGCACTACTTCCAGCACTACACCACCGATCCCGAGCAGATGAGCGATCTCCCCAAGGACCGCCGCGCCGAGATCGTCGAGACGATGTTCCCGAAGCTGCTGACCGAGGTCAAGCGCCTCACCACGGACAACGGCGACACCATCAAGTTCCTGTGGCGGCTCTTTGACGGCTCGCTCGTGGAGTCGGTGCTCATGCGCTACCCCGGCCGCGTGACCCTGTGCGTGTCCAGCCAGTGCGGCTGCGGCATGAACTGCCCGTTCTGCGCCACCGGCCAGGCCGGGTTGACCCGCAACATGTCCACGGCCGAGATCCTGGACCAGATTGTGCAGGCCAACCGGGTCATCGCCGAGGGCGGCCTGGGCAACCTGCGCCGCGACGGCGGGCACGACGCCGAGCGCGTCACCAACATCGTCTTCATGGGCATGGGCGAGCCCCTGGCCAACTACAAGCGCGTGATGAATGCCGTTCACCGCATGGTCGCCGAAGCCCCCGAGGGCCTGGGCATGTCCGCCCGCGGCATCACGGTTTCCACCGTGGGCCTGGCGCCGGCCATCAACAAGCTGGCGCAGGAGGGCCTGGGCATCACCTTCGCGCTCTCCCTGCACGCGCCGGACGACGAGCTGCGCGACGAGCTGATCCCGGTCAACGACAAGTGGAAGGTGGATGAGGTCCTTGACGCCGCGTACAACTACTACAAGGTCACGGGCCGCCGCGTTTCCATTGAGTACGCGCTGATCAAGGACATGAACGACCACCCGTGGCGTGCTGAACTTCTCGCGAAGAAGCTGAACCAGCGCGGCCGCGGCTGGGTCCACGTGAACCCGATCCCGCTGAACCCCACACCCGGCTCCATCTGGACTTCCTCCGAGCCGCATGTCATGCAGGAATTCATTGACACGCTGATCGAGCACGGCGTGCCCACCACGCTGCGCGACACCCGCGGCAAGGAAATCGACGGCGCCTGCGGGCAGCTCGCCGCCACGGAGTAG
- a CDS encoding YdcF family protein, producing the protein MSLFFAAALGCSYVYLRRKDPRMLRNGLVLVAACWFAAVGALDVLSQWFPWTSWITLALFALTPLAIVVLAGFLISNGATMMRHEGRSLGNLLSLIAGVALLGLPAVALLLVTTLNPVAIGMAALLFFLCSYFGVVFVVFLAYAVVYGRMKHSTTPDAVVILGSQIINGKVPPLLRSRLDKGIEVYHAVPSAAAPLLIPSGGQGADEAMPEGVAMAEYLVAAGIPGEHVAAEDQAVNTAQNLQLSTVVARAHGRTGAMVVVTNNYHVLRAALLSRKLGLDAQVVGSPTARYFLPSAFLREFVAILQEHRKLHVFMCLPFLALTGLLTAAIVLVSQ; encoded by the coding sequence ATGTCACTCTTCTTCGCTGCGGCCCTCGGCTGCTCCTATGTCTACTTGCGGCGCAAGGACCCGCGGATGCTCCGCAACGGCCTCGTCCTGGTGGCCGCCTGCTGGTTTGCGGCGGTGGGCGCGCTGGATGTCCTTTCGCAGTGGTTCCCGTGGACCAGCTGGATCACCCTTGCCCTGTTTGCCCTGACCCCGCTGGCCATTGTGGTGCTGGCCGGATTTTTGATCAGCAATGGAGCAACCATGATGCGTCATGAAGGGCGGAGCCTGGGCAACCTACTCTCCCTCATCGCCGGCGTCGCGCTCTTGGGACTGCCGGCAGTGGCCCTGCTGCTGGTCACCACACTGAACCCGGTGGCGATTGGCATGGCCGCGCTGCTGTTCTTTTTGTGCAGCTACTTCGGCGTGGTGTTTGTGGTGTTCCTGGCCTATGCCGTGGTTTACGGCAGGATGAAGCACAGCACCACCCCGGACGCCGTGGTGATTCTGGGCTCGCAAATCATCAACGGAAAAGTTCCGCCACTGTTGCGGTCCCGGCTCGACAAGGGCATTGAGGTGTACCACGCAGTCCCCTCCGCGGCGGCTCCCCTGCTGATTCCCTCAGGCGGCCAGGGCGCGGACGAGGCCATGCCTGAAGGGGTGGCAATGGCCGAATATCTGGTGGCCGCCGGGATTCCCGGTGAGCATGTGGCGGCCGAGGACCAGGCCGTAAACACGGCACAGAACCTGCAGCTCTCCACCGTTGTGGCCCGGGCCCATGGCAGGACCGGCGCCATGGTGGTGGTGACCAACAATTACCATGTACTGCGCGCCGCCCTGCTGTCGCGCAAGCTGGGGCTCGACGCCCAGGTTGTGGGCTCTCCCACCGCACGGTATTTTCTGCCAAGCGCATTTCTGCGCGAGTTTGTCGCCATCTTGCAAGAACACAGGAAACTGCACGTG
- a CDS encoding lytic polysaccharide monooxygenase, whose product MKKPLQAGMLTLVFAATAIAPVALAGSASAHGWVTDPPSRQDSCAAGALSFDCGKLKYEPQSVEAPKGSMECSGGNVDYAILNDDTLPWPVKTIGTDVDINWNITARHATASWEYFLDGKLIQTVESNGAKPEALVTHRLTNLPEGEHTILARWNVADTINAFYNCLDVNVTKTGTVEPTTEPTVAPTVEPTVEPTTEPTVAPTVAPTVEPTTEPTVEPTVEPTTEPTVAPTVAPTTEPTVPPAGEVCDAAAWNVLQTYVGGNEVNYNGDVWKAKWWTVGNAPNLVDASGVWQYVGPCADATAPTASPSVAPTVSATPGDPAACGLAPWVAGNIYSGGDQISSNGHNWEAKWWTQGDEPGATDKYGVWKDLGVC is encoded by the coding sequence TTGAAGAAGCCACTTCAGGCAGGCATGTTGACACTCGTGTTTGCCGCCACGGCAATCGCACCTGTCGCATTGGCTGGCAGCGCCTCGGCCCATGGCTGGGTCACCGATCCGCCCAGCCGCCAAGACAGCTGCGCGGCAGGGGCCCTGTCCTTCGACTGCGGCAAGCTCAAGTACGAGCCCCAGAGCGTGGAAGCGCCCAAGGGATCAATGGAATGCAGCGGCGGCAACGTCGACTATGCCATTCTCAACGACGACACCCTGCCCTGGCCGGTCAAGACCATCGGCACCGACGTTGACATCAACTGGAACATCACGGCCCGCCACGCAACGGCGAGCTGGGAGTACTTCCTGGACGGCAAGCTGATCCAGACGGTGGAGAGCAATGGTGCAAAGCCGGAAGCTCTTGTAACCCACCGCCTGACCAATCTGCCCGAGGGCGAGCACACGATTCTGGCCCGTTGGAACGTTGCCGACACCATCAACGCCTTCTACAACTGCCTTGATGTCAACGTCACCAAGACCGGCACCGTTGAACCCACGACTGAGCCGACGGTTGCCCCGACGGTTGAACCCACGGTTGAGCCCACGACTGAGCCGACGGTTGCTCCCACCGTTGCCCCGACGGTTGAGCCCACGACTGAGCCGACGGTTGAGCCGACGGTTGAGCCCACGACGGAGCCCACGGTTGCCCCGACCGTAGCCCCCACCACGGAGCCGACCGTCCCCCCGGCAGGTGAAGTATGCGATGCCGCGGCATGGAACGTCCTCCAGACGTATGTTGGCGGCAACGAGGTCAACTACAACGGCGATGTGTGGAAGGCCAAGTGGTGGACCGTGGGCAACGCCCCCAACCTGGTGGATGCCTCCGGTGTCTGGCAATACGTGGGCCCCTGCGCCGACGCCACCGCACCCACGGCTTCACCGTCCGTGGCACCGACGGTCTCCGCCACCCCCGGCGACCCTGCTGCATGCGGCCTGGCACCCTGGGTTGCCGGCAACATCTACAGCGGCGGAGACCAGATCTCCAGCAACGGCCACAACTGGGAAGCCAAGTGGTGGACCCAGGGCGACGAGCCCGGTGCCACGGACAAGTATGGCGTCTGGAAGGACCTGGGCGTTTGCTAG